The Camelina sativa cultivar DH55 chromosome 14, Cs, whole genome shotgun sequence genome includes a window with the following:
- the LOC104739802 gene encoding tryptophan synthase beta chain 1-like, producing the protein MSSSTKIQVRGKLLPPARNHRMIHSVVYRVSTKRHHRESSVLSSESCPSSDSVPTKTDKSQFCCGNVDGKFGRFGGKFVPETLMSRLKDLEEEFNFLLSDHKFQDELTTALRDYVGRETPLYFAGRLTEHYKNIARTIGGGPEIYLKREDLSHCGSHKINNALAQAMIARRLGCSRVVAATGAGQHGVATAAACAKLSLDCTVYMGAPDIEKQFSNVLSMKLLGAQVKSVEGTFKDASSEAIRHWVENLDSTYFLLGTVVGPHPCPIMVREFQSVIGKETRRQANQLWGGKPDVLVACVGSGSNALGLFHEFVEDEDVRLVGVEAAGLGLDSGKHSATLAVGHVGVYHGSMSYLLQDDQGQILRPHSVGVGLEYPGVGPEISFLKETGRAEFYTATDQEAIQACMRLSRLEGIIPALETSHALAFLDKLIPTLRDGAKVIVNCSGRGDKDLDTLIQRGISFPNC; encoded by the exons atgTCGTCGTCCACTAAAATCCAGGTACGAGGGAAGCTACTTCCTCCGGCAAGAAACCACCGTATGATACACTCGGTTGTTTACAGAGTTTCCACAAAACGTCACCACCGTGAAAGCAGTGTACTCAGCAGTGAGAGTTGTCCATCGTCGGATTCTGTCCCAACAAAAACCGATAAGAGCCAGTTTTGTTGTGGCAACGTTGACGGTAAATTCGGGAGGTTCGGTGGGAAGTTTGTACCGGAGACATTGATGTCTCGCCTGAAAGATCTCGAAGAAgaattcaattttcttttgagCGACCACAAATTTCAG GATGAGCTTACCACAGCGTTAAGAGACTACGTAGGAAGAGAAACGCCTCTCTACTTCGCCGGACGTCTAACCGAACACTACAAGAACATAGCTCGAACAATCGGAGGTGGGCCTGAGATTTACCTGAAAAGGGAAGATCTTAGCCACTGTGGGTCTCACAAAATCAATAACGCTCTTGCTCAGGCCATGATTGCCCGGCGGCTTGGTTGCAGCCGTGTGGTGGCTGCCACAGGAGCCGGACAACATGGAGTCGCCACAGCTGCTGCATGTGCAAAGCTCTCCTTGGACTGTACTGTTTACATGGGAGCTCCTGATATAGAGAAACAATTCTCTAATGTGCTTTCCATGAAACTGCTTGGCGCTCAG GTGAAATCAGTAGAGGGAACATTCAAAGATGCAAGTTCAGAGGCGATTCGACATTGGGTCGAGAACCTAGATTCCACATACTTCTTATTGGGCACGGTCGTAGGACCGCACCCATGTCCGATAATGGTACGTGAGTTTCAATCCGTGATTGGGAAAGAGACAAGAAGGCAAGCTAATCAACTATGGGGTGGTAAACCTGATGTATTAGTAGCTTGTGTTGGAAGTGGCTCAAATGCATTGGGTTTGTTCCATGAGTTTGTTGAAGACGAGGATGTGCGGTTAGTCGGTGTCGAGGCCGCAGGGCTCGGTCTGGATTCCGGGAAACATTCGGCTACTTTGGCCGTTGGCCATGTTGGTGTGTACCATGGTTCCATGAGCTATTTATTGCAAGATGATCAAGGACAGATACTCAGACCCCACTCCGTAGGAGTAGG GTTAGAGTATCCAGGAGTTGGACCAGAGATTAGCTTCCTGAAAGAAACCGGAAGAGCTGAGTTCTACACAGCAACAGACCAAGAAGCCATTCAAG CGTGCATGCGATTGAGTAGATTGGAGGGAATAATACCGGCACTGGAAACGTCTCATGCGCTCGCGTTCCTTGACAAACTCATTCCTACTCTACGTGATGGAGCCAAGGTGATCGTGAATTGTAGTGGCCGTGGCGACAAAGATCTTGACACTCTCATCCAACGAGGCATATCTTTTCCTAATTGTTGA
- the LOC104739804 gene encoding glucose-6-phosphate/phosphate translocator 2, chloroplastic-like: MISSIKPVSPSLTAIAGVRRSIPAKLQFSPLPIIGNFQKPNPFPKKPLLSSQSLSNFTFVAAHQRRSDVFRVGAYEADRSRPIKIGVEVPEEQSGQKVKIGIYFATWWALNVVFNIYNKKVLNAFPYPWLTSTLSLACGSLMMLVSWVTGLAEAPKTDLDFWKTLFPVALAHTIGHVAATVSMSKVAVSFTHIIKSSEPAFSVLVSSLFLGEAFPLPVYLSLLPIIGGCALAAVTELNFNMIGFMGAMISNLAFVFRNIFSKKGMKGKSVSGMNYYACLSMMSLLIVTPFAIAVEGPQMWAAGWQNAVSQIGPNFVWWVVAQSVFYHLYNQVSYMSLDQISPLTFSVGNTMKRISVIVASIIIFQNPIKPVNALGAAIAILGTFIYSQAKQSGS; this comes from the exons ATGATTTCTTCGATTAAACCGGTTTCACCTTCCTTAACCGCGATCGCCGGCGTAAGACGATCAATTCCGGCAAAGCTTCAATTTTCTCCCTTACCCATCATCGGAAACTTCCAAAAGCCTAATCCTTTCCCTAAAAAGCCTCTTTTATCTTCTCAGAGTTTGTCTAATTTCACTTTTGTGGCGGCGCATCAGCGGAGGAGTGATGTTTTTAGGGTTGGAGCTTACGAGGCGGATCGGTCTCGTCCGATTAAGATCGGTGTCGAAGTCCCTGAAGAACAATCTGGACAGAAGGTGAAGATTGGGATCTATTTCGCGACTTGGTGGGCTTTGAACGTTGTGTTCAATATCTACAACAAGAAGGTTTTGAATGCTTTTCCTTACCCGTGGCTAACTTCGACGCTTTCTCTCGCTTGTGGGTCTTTGATGATGCTCGTCTCTTGGGTCACTGGACTCGCTGAAGCTCCTAAAACCGATCTCGATTTCTGGAAAACTCTGTTCCCG GTGGCTTTGGCGCATACGATTGGACATGTAGCGGCAACAGTGAGTATGTCAAAAGTTGCAGTGTCCTTCACACACATCATCAAAAGCAGTGAACCAGCCTTTAGCGTTCTCGTCTCAAGCCTCTTCTTAGGCGAGGCATTCCCTCTACCTGTTTACCTCTCCCTCTTACCCATTATTGGAGGATGTGCTCTTGCTGCTGTCACTGAGTTAAACTTCAATATGATAG GGTTTATGGGAGCTATGATATCGAATTTGGCGTTTGTGTTTCGTAACATATTCTCTAAGAAGGGGATGAAGGGGAAGTCAGTGAGTGGCATGAATTACTACGCTTGCTTATCTATGATGTCTCTTCTCATTGTCACTCCTTTCGCCATTGCTGTAGAAGGTCCCCAAATGTGGGCTGCTGGTTGGCAAAACGCTGTCTCCCAAATTGGACCAAACTTTGTCtg GTGGGTTGTGGCGCAGAGTGTTTTCTACCATCTGTATAATCAAGTCTCCTACATGTCCCTCGACCAGATTTCACCACTGACATTTAGCGTTGGAAACACAATGAAGCGGATATCAGTCATTGTAGCCTCGATCATCATCTTTCAAAACCCGATTAAACCTGTCAATGCCCTCGGTGCTGCCATTGCGATTCTTGGAACTTTCATCTATTCTCAG GCTAAGCAGTCAGGGAGTTGA
- the LOC104739805 gene encoding cytochrome P450 77A3-like: MDLTDVIIFLFALYFINLWWRRFSSAGKSQCSLNIPPGPKGWPLVGNLLQVIFQRRHFVFLMRDLRKKYGPIFTMQMGQRTMIIVTDEKLIHEALVQRGPTFASRPPDSPIRLMFSVGKCAINSAEYGSLWRTLRRNFVTELVTAPRVKQCSWIRTWAMENHMKRIKTENVEKGFVEVMSQCRLTICSILICLCFGAKISEEKIKNIENVLKDVMLITSPTLPDFLPVFTPLFRRQVREARELRKTQLECLVPLIRNRRKFVEAKESPNEEMVSPIGAAYVDSLFGLNLVERSGELRDEEIVTLCSEIVSAGTDTSATTLEWALCHLVSDQNIQEKLYDEVVGVVGKNGVVEEDDVAKMPYLEAIVKETLRRHPPGHFLLSHAAVKDTELGGYDIPAGAYVEFYTAWVTENPEIWSDPAKFRPDRFLTGGDGVDADWTGTRGVTMLPFGAGRRICPAWSLGILHINLMLARMIHSFKWIPVPDSPPDMTETYAFTVVMKNSLKAQITSRT, translated from the coding sequence ATGGATCTTACCGACGTTATCATATTCTTGTTCGCTCTCTATTTCATCAACCTATGGTGGCGCCGGTTCTCCTCCGCCGGAAAAAGTCAGTGCAGCCTGAACATCCCGCCGGGACCAAAAGGATGGCCACTAGTCGGGAACTTACTCCAAGTCATATTCCAACGTCGCCACTTCGTCTTCTTAATGCGTGACCTACGTAAAAAGTATGGTCCAATATTCACCATGCAGATGGGACAACGTACAATGATTATCGTCACGGACGAAAAACTCATCCACGAGGCGCTAGTCCAACGCGGCCCTACCTTCGCTTCACGTCCTCCGGACTCGCCTATTCGGCTCATGTTTAGTGTCGGGAAATGCGCTATAAACTCAGCCGAGTACGGATCTTTGTGGAGGACTCTGAGGAGGAACTTTGTGACAGAGTTAGTGACGGCGCCGAGGGTGAAGCAGTGCTCGTGGATACGGACTTGGGCTATGGAGAATCATATGAAAAGGATTAAAACAGAGAATGTTGAGAAAGGTTTCGTGGAGGTTATGAGTCAGTGTAGGCTAACGATATGTAGCATCTTGATCTGTCTTTGCTTCGGTGCCAAGATCAGCGAggaaaagattaaaaacatagagaatGTTCTTAAGGACGTTATGCTCATAACATCTCCGACGTTACCGGACTTTTTGCCGGTTTTTACTCCGTTGTTTCGGCGTCAAGTTCGTGAAGCGAGAGAGCTGAGGAAGACACAGCTCGAGTGTCTCGTTCCGTTGATAAGAAACCGTCGTAAGTTCGTTGAAGCTAAGGAGAGTCCTAACGAAGAGATGGTTAGTCCGATCGGTGCGGCTTATGTGgattctttgtttggtttgaaccTGGTCGAGAGAAGCGGTGAGCTTAGAGACGAAGAGATAGTGACTTTGTGTTCGGAGATCGTCTCAGCCGGTACAGACACGAGTGCAACGACGCTTGAGTGGGCGTTATGTCATCTAGTGAGTGACCAAAACATTCAAGAGAAGCTGTACGACGAAGTTGTTGGAGTTGTCGGCAAAAACGGGGTCGTTGAAGAGGATGACGTGGCGAAAATGCCTTATTTGGAAGCTATCGTGAAAGAGACTCTCCGGCGACATCCTCCGGgacattttcttctctctcacgcCGCCGTGAAAGACACGGAGCTAGGAGGATACGATATCCCGGCAGGGGCATATGTGGAATTTTACACTGCTTGGGTTACCGAGAACCCGGAGATTTGGTCGGATCCAGCTAAGTTTCGACCAGATAGGTTTTTAACCGGTGGGGATGGTGTTGATGCTGACTGGACCGGGACACGTGGCGTTACGATGTTGCCTTTTGGAGCGGGTCGCAGGATATGCCCGGCTTGGTCTTTGGGGATCCTACACATCAACTTGATGCTTGCTAGGATGATCCATTCGTTTAAATGGATCCCTGTTCCGGACTCTCCACCCGACATGACTGAGACTTATGCCTTCACGGTCGTGATGAAAAATTCGCTTAAAGCTCAGATCACGTCAAGGACTTAG